One Microbacter margulisiae genomic window carries:
- the secDF gene encoding protein translocase subunit SecDF, giving the protein MQNKGFVQVLAVLLLLVCFFYLSFSVVTNHYNKLAIAYAERPGTNQVDSALYNRYIDSISPRKVWFGYTYKECLDKELNLGLDLKGGMNVVLEVSQADILRSLAVPNPPENFNKALAMAQKAEASSQKDFLTLFEESYLQLDPNAKLSTLFSTYDKRDQIPLSATNEQVMAVLRKDVSSAIDNSFNVLRSRIDRFGVVQPDIQKLENTGRILIELPGVKDPERVRRLLQGTANLEFWETYNIQEIYPALASANNTLVDILSSASKNTADTTQTAKASTAKTEVAKPAVHQSKEDSLAALIKENSTKASPDQQNMAAFKKKNPLFGILLDVNPQGSGPRVGIALAADTSTIDNYLNMPQIKALFPADLSLKWGVKSIDPKGQYFELIACKSTTKEGPALQGNVVTDANADYSQYGSNSVVDMKMNSSGANTWAILTKQNIGKCVAIVLDNYVYSYPVVNQEITGGNSQISGRFTVEEAKDLANVLKSGRMPAPARIVQSDTVGPSLGAQSIHDGLISFVIAFLLVLLFMVFYYGWIPGLIADGALLINVIFIMGILASFRAVLTLPGIAGIVLTLGMAVDANVLIYERIREEKEAGKNQRKAISEGFKNAFSAIFDSNATSLLTGIILFIFGTGPIKGFATTFIIGILTSFFTAVFLSHLVYDIMSQRENMKDLPFSTRLTKHWLLHPNINFIGVRKKWYIVSGVILLTGVVSLATRGLSMGIDFSGGRNYQVKFDHQVNTDQVRNLLKGAFDGNVSVISIGTDNRQVRISTNYKIADNSTTIDDQIETMIYNGVKPLLSPSVSRDQFVRHEIISSQKVGPAVAEDIKISAIWAVFLAVVGIALYILLRFPSFTFSVGALASLMHDVLLVVGLYSLLYSIMPFSLEIDQSFIAAILTILGYSINDTVVIFDRIREYRTLYPKRELSSLMNEAMNHTLRRTINTSLSVALVLLAIFIFGGDVIRGFVFALLIGVVTGTYSSILVASSIAYEMQLWQAKRKKLKAAK; this is encoded by the coding sequence ATGCAAAACAAAGGATTTGTTCAGGTATTAGCTGTACTGCTTCTTTTGGTCTGCTTCTTCTATTTATCATTTAGCGTTGTCACTAACCATTACAACAAGTTAGCCATTGCTTATGCTGAAAGACCTGGCACCAACCAAGTGGACAGTGCGCTTTACAACAGGTATATCGATTCAATCTCACCCCGAAAAGTGTGGTTTGGATATACATACAAGGAGTGTTTGGACAAGGAGCTCAACTTAGGCCTTGACCTTAAAGGAGGTATGAATGTCGTGCTCGAAGTTTCTCAGGCTGACATTTTACGTTCACTGGCGGTTCCCAATCCTCCTGAAAATTTCAATAAAGCTTTAGCAATGGCTCAAAAAGCAGAAGCTTCGAGCCAGAAAGATTTTCTGACGCTTTTTGAAGAATCGTATTTACAACTCGATCCTAATGCGAAACTATCTACGCTTTTTAGTACTTACGACAAAAGAGATCAGATTCCGTTGAGCGCTACAAATGAGCAGGTCATGGCGGTGCTGAGAAAAGATGTTTCAAGTGCAATTGATAACTCATTTAATGTGTTGCGTTCGCGTATCGACCGTTTTGGCGTTGTACAGCCGGACATTCAAAAACTGGAGAATACAGGACGTATCTTGATTGAATTACCGGGCGTGAAAGATCCGGAACGTGTACGGAGATTGCTTCAGGGTACAGCTAACCTCGAATTCTGGGAAACCTATAATATCCAGGAAATTTATCCTGCATTGGCAAGTGCCAACAACACATTGGTAGACATTTTGTCTTCTGCTTCAAAAAATACAGCTGATACAACGCAGACAGCTAAGGCTTCTACGGCGAAAACAGAGGTTGCTAAACCTGCGGTTCATCAAAGTAAGGAAGATTCTCTGGCTGCTTTGATTAAAGAAAATAGCACAAAAGCATCTCCCGATCAGCAAAATATGGCTGCATTCAAGAAAAAGAACCCGTTGTTCGGTATTTTACTTGATGTCAACCCTCAGGGGAGTGGACCTCGCGTAGGTATTGCCCTGGCTGCGGATACTTCTACCATAGACAATTATTTGAATATGCCTCAGATCAAAGCATTGTTCCCCGCTGATTTGTCATTGAAATGGGGAGTAAAGTCGATTGATCCCAAAGGTCAGTATTTTGAATTAATTGCTTGTAAAAGCACTACGAAAGAAGGCCCCGCTCTGCAAGGGAATGTGGTTACGGATGCAAATGCCGATTATAGCCAATACGGTTCGAACTCCGTGGTTGATATGAAGATGAATTCATCTGGTGCTAATACCTGGGCAATTTTGACCAAACAAAATATAGGTAAATGTGTGGCCATCGTGTTGGATAATTACGTATATTCTTATCCTGTTGTGAATCAGGAAATAACAGGAGGTAACAGTCAGATTTCGGGTCGGTTTACCGTTGAAGAGGCCAAAGACTTGGCCAATGTGTTGAAATCGGGTCGTATGCCTGCTCCTGCACGTATTGTTCAGTCAGATACTGTTGGTCCGTCCCTGGGGGCACAATCCATTCATGATGGTTTGATTTCTTTTGTCATTGCATTCTTGCTCGTGCTTCTCTTTATGGTATTCTACTATGGATGGATTCCGGGTTTGATTGCTGACGGCGCTTTGCTCATTAACGTGATTTTCATCATGGGTATTCTTGCCTCTTTCAGAGCGGTACTTACCCTGCCGGGTATTGCCGGTATTGTGTTAACGTTAGGTATGGCGGTCGATGCAAACGTACTGATTTATGAACGTATTCGTGAGGAAAAAGAAGCCGGTAAAAATCAACGGAAAGCAATTTCCGAAGGATTTAAGAATGCATTCTCTGCAATTTTCGACTCAAATGCTACTTCATTGTTGACAGGTATCATTCTGTTCATTTTTGGTACAGGTCCTATTAAGGGTTTTGCCACAACGTTCATTATCGGTATTTTAACTTCATTCTTTACCGCAGTATTCCTTTCGCATCTTGTGTACGATATCATGTCACAAAGGGAAAATATGAAGGATCTGCCATTTTCAACCCGCCTGACAAAGCATTGGTTGCTACATCCGAATATTAACTTTATCGGTGTCCGTAAAAAATGGTATATTGTATCCGGAGTTATTTTGCTTACTGGCGTTGTTTCTTTGGCAACAAGAGGATTAAGTATGGGTATCGATTTTAGTGGTGGACGCAACTATCAGGTGAAGTTCGATCATCAGGTCAATACGGATCAGGTTCGTAACTTGTTGAAAGGTGCATTTGATGGGAATGTGAGCGTTATCTCCATCGGAACAGATAATCGTCAGGTACGTATCTCTACCAACTATAAGATTGCAGATAACTCTACTACCATTGATGATCAGATTGAAACCATGATTTATAATGGGGTGAAACCGCTTTTGAGTCCATCTGTATCTCGCGATCAATTTGTGAGACATGAAATTATTAGTTCGCAGAAAGTAGGACCGGCAGTGGCCGAAGATATTAAGATTTCGGCTATTTGGGCAGTATTTTTAGCCGTAGTCGGCATTGCTCTTTATATCTTGCTTCGATTCCCCAGCTTTACATTCTCAGTGGGTGCGCTGGCATCATTGATGCATGACGTGTTGTTGGTTGTTGGCTTGTATTCCTTGTTATATAGCATTATGCCATTCTCCCTCGAGATCGACCAATCATTTATAGCGGCCATCCTGACCATTCTCGGGTATTCCATCAACGATACGGTGGTGATCTTCGACCGGATCAGGGAGTATCGAACGCTCTATCCGAAACGGGAGCTTAGCTCGTTGATGAATGAAGCTATGAACCACACGTTACGCCGAACCATTAATACATCGTTAAGTGTGGCATTGGTATTGTTGGCTATCTTCATCTTTGGTGGGGATGTAATCCGTGGATTTGTATTTGCTTTGCTGATTGGTGTGGTAACCGGAACCTATTCGTCTATCCTGGTAGCTTCATCCATTGCTTACGAGATGCAGCTATGGCAGGCTAAGCGGAAGAAACTGAAAGCTGCAAAATAA
- a CDS encoding UDP-N-acetylmuramoyl-tripeptide--D-alanyl-D-alanine ligase: protein MPVESLYEIFTSCSEVTIDSRRCKEGALFFAIKGDSFDGNQFALKALENGCKYAVIDNPDYAIDGRFIVVDNALRQLQQLAHYHRLLLNIPVIAITGTNGKTTTKELIAAVLNKQFNTLFTQGNLNNHIGVPLTLLQLKLTHQMAVIEMGANHPGEIRTLAEIAAPDFGVITNIGKAHLEGFGSFEGVIRTKGELYDYIRAHKGSLFVHTDNPILMGLADKEHIIGYSTQSDTSALIQAEATGDSPFLSITWKKRDANAIHEINMHLIGNYNTENVAAAICIGTFFGISPSHIREALEAYEPTNHRSQFMETPHNRLIIDTYNANPSSMKASISNFQQIDGSPKGVILADMLELGDYAATEHQAIVEMLKEAQFDKVLLVGEQFSRTNSPFDRFPSTDALMEYLEKHPLQGFSLLVKGSHGMHLEKCLPGL, encoded by the coding sequence ATGCCTGTTGAGTCTTTATACGAAATCTTTACTTCTTGTTCGGAAGTTACCATTGATAGCCGCCGTTGCAAAGAAGGAGCGCTCTTCTTCGCCATAAAAGGCGATTCATTCGACGGGAATCAATTTGCACTGAAAGCTTTAGAAAACGGATGCAAGTATGCCGTAATTGATAATCCGGATTATGCGATCGACGGACGATTCATCGTGGTCGACAACGCACTGCGCCAGTTGCAACAATTAGCGCATTACCACCGGCTACTACTCAATATTCCTGTCATTGCCATTACAGGAACAAACGGAAAGACAACCACGAAAGAACTAATCGCCGCTGTACTGAATAAACAATTCAACACACTGTTCACCCAGGGGAACCTCAACAATCACATCGGAGTACCACTGACATTGCTACAGCTCAAACTGACGCATCAAATGGCTGTGATCGAAATGGGAGCAAATCATCCGGGAGAAATACGCACCTTAGCAGAAATTGCAGCGCCCGATTTTGGCGTTATTACCAATATCGGGAAAGCGCATCTTGAAGGATTCGGATCGTTTGAAGGAGTTATCAGGACAAAAGGCGAGCTATATGATTACATCCGGGCCCACAAAGGTTCGTTGTTTGTTCATACAGATAATCCTATCCTGATGGGTCTGGCCGACAAAGAACACATCATTGGATATAGCACACAATCGGATACTTCTGCATTAATACAGGCAGAAGCCACCGGGGATTCCCCTTTTCTTTCCATTACATGGAAGAAACGGGATGCGAATGCTATTCATGAAATAAACATGCATCTGATTGGAAATTACAACACTGAAAACGTGGCTGCTGCCATTTGTATAGGGACATTTTTCGGCATTTCACCGTCCCATATCCGTGAAGCGTTAGAAGCATATGAACCGACCAATCATCGGTCACAATTTATGGAAACCCCTCACAACCGGCTCATCATTGACACCTATAATGCAAATCCGAGCAGTATGAAGGCCTCCATCAGCAACTTTCAGCAAATAGATGGTTCTCCCAAAGGGGTAATTCTGGCGGATATGCTTGAGTTAGGCGATTACGCTGCCACAGAACACCAAGCCATCGTGGAGATGTTAAAAGAAGCACAGTTTGACAAAGTATTACTGGTCGGGGAACAATTCTCCCGGACAAACTCGCCATTCGACAGATTTCCTTCAACAGATGCTTTGATGGAATATCTGGAAAAACATCCATTACAAGGATTCTCCCTATTGGTAAAAGGGTCGCATGGCATGCATCTCGAAAAATGCCTTCCCGGTTTATAA
- a CDS encoding O-methyltransferase, with protein MDALENYILQHLDPEDPLLNTLFRETHLTQINPRMATGHIQGRALVMFCRMLQPKRILELGTFTGYATLCMASVLPPDGELHTIEIDDELEAMIRRFFVQSSDGAKIRLHIGNTLDIIPQLQGPFDLVYMDADKRQYTEDYEAVLPLVRKGGFILADNTLWGDKVLSEPHSGDKQTAGIQRFNDHIAHDHRVEKAIIPMRDGLTLLMKK; from the coding sequence ATGGATGCACTTGAAAACTATATTCTGCAACATCTTGATCCGGAAGATCCATTGCTAAACACACTTTTTCGTGAAACCCATCTGACTCAGATCAATCCCCGTATGGCTACCGGACATATACAGGGCAGAGCGCTGGTTATGTTTTGCCGCATGTTACAACCAAAGCGGATTCTCGAACTGGGCACCTTCACGGGATATGCCACATTGTGCATGGCCAGTGTGCTTCCTCCCGACGGAGAGCTGCACACCATTGAAATAGACGATGAACTGGAAGCAATGATCCGGCGTTTTTTTGTACAATCGTCTGACGGGGCAAAAATACGATTGCATATAGGCAATACACTGGATATCATTCCACAACTGCAAGGGCCATTTGATCTGGTTTATATGGATGCAGACAAACGGCAATATACAGAAGATTATGAAGCTGTTCTGCCTCTGGTAAGAAAAGGCGGTTTTATTTTAGCAGACAACACGCTATGGGGAGACAAAGTACTATCTGAGCCTCACTCCGGAGATAAACAAACGGCTGGAATACAACGGTTCAACGACCATATTGCCCATGATCACCGCGTGGAAAAAGCCATTATCCCCATGCGCGACGGGCTAACCCTGCTCATGAAAAAATAA
- a CDS encoding FecCD family ABC transporter permease, producing the protein MSRNKLLFTVLSILCITLAISDIAFGSVAIPMKSVFEALLHPHHNGLYSDIIMQFRLPKAITAILTGAALSVAGLLMQTFFRNPLAGPDVLGVTSGASMGVALYVMAASWFSAAWIESRWGLILAAVAGALLVLLLILGVAARLKQTVTLLIIGLMFSGIVGAVVSILQNLSNPDAVKLFVVWTFGSLSAVTWYQLQILIPIIVLGLLITLTLQKKLNAMLLGEHYAQGLGVSVRSTRLVMIALTGILAGATTAFTGPIAFIGVAVPHLARALFQTSNHRIITPGTLLCGVALLLICDIISQQTAYPLPLNAISALFGAPLIIWVVLKQRS; encoded by the coding sequence ATGTCACGTAACAAACTCCTATTTACCGTACTCTCGATACTCTGCATAACACTTGCCATTAGCGATATTGCTTTCGGCAGTGTAGCCATTCCGATGAAATCGGTTTTTGAAGCTTTGTTACATCCTCATCATAACGGATTATATTCGGATATCATCATGCAGTTCAGGTTACCGAAAGCGATAACAGCTATCTTAACCGGAGCCGCCTTATCTGTCGCAGGTTTGTTGATGCAGACTTTTTTCCGAAATCCACTCGCAGGCCCCGATGTTCTTGGCGTCACTTCAGGAGCCAGTATGGGCGTTGCACTTTATGTCATGGCTGCTTCGTGGTTTTCTGCCGCATGGATTGAAAGCCGTTGGGGACTTATCCTGGCTGCTGTAGCCGGAGCGCTTTTGGTCTTACTGCTAATTTTAGGTGTAGCTGCCCGGTTAAAACAGACGGTCACGCTACTCATTATCGGACTGATGTTTTCGGGTATCGTAGGTGCCGTGGTAAGTATTTTACAGAACCTAAGCAATCCTGATGCCGTAAAACTATTTGTTGTGTGGACTTTTGGCAGCCTGAGTGCCGTCACATGGTACCAATTACAGATCCTGATCCCAATCATTGTACTAGGACTGCTTATTACGCTGACATTGCAAAAAAAGCTGAATGCCATGTTATTAGGTGAACATTATGCACAAGGGCTTGGTGTGTCGGTGCGATCGACCCGGCTCGTCATGATTGCCCTCACAGGCATTCTGGCCGGTGCAACAACGGCATTCACCGGGCCTATTGCTTTTATCGGTGTCGCCGTACCTCATCTGGCCCGAGCCTTGTTCCAAACCTCCAACCACCGGATTATCACACCGGGGACGCTTCTTTGCGGGGTGGCTTTGCTTCTGATATGCGATATTATCTCTCAGCAAACCGCCTATCCACTACCTCTCAATGCAATCAGCGCGTTATTTGGAGCCCCGTTAATCATCTGGGTGGTACTCAAACAACGGTCATAA
- a CDS encoding tyrosine-type recombinase/integrase, whose translation MEQIGGNEKIDLKWSVESIRGYYVRIARMNAFKITHRNEMRICIDFPYNTEYITKLKLIPDIRWSRTLNAWHIPYTKEAFAQLKKLFPDVVYEHTRNIPENSPILIPVLKKRIQTHVALGNSKTQPATTPCIEIAVSGKQIVVKMPKNETDLQFIRSFKYAHWNKTQFYWTVPNFGNNADKLKNYFAERNVKLTEHKPIGTFDNDNPKCGKDEFIVINNSNLLLNLYFSFNKNLSQQLKQIPYCKWNGDKRCWEIPYSEKFLDEVKRLAEQNALLLIYHEEKKLKVLPRKSKLDIQNYRYCPQTYIDKLRELRYSKNTLEVYRGMFEEFINYYDEVDFDDITERMIIDFLRYLVTERHVSTSYQNQSINAIKFYYERILGGSRKVYLIDRPREEKFLPEVLSTEEVTAILNATENLKHKAILMTIYSAGLRIGEAINLKIKDIDSQRMQIRVEQGKGKKDRYTLLSNKTLGILRKYFLQYKPKVWIFEGAKGEQYAARSIQEILRKSVEKAGIKKHITVHTLRHSFATHLLEAGTDLRYIQNLLGHASSKTTEIYTHITTKGFDQIVSPLDKLTIL comes from the coding sequence TTGGAACAAATAGGAGGTAATGAAAAAATTGATCTCAAATGGTCGGTTGAATCCATTAGAGGATATTACGTTAGAATAGCAAGAATGAATGCTTTCAAAATTACTCATCGCAACGAAATGCGCATCTGCATTGACTTTCCGTACAATACAGAGTACATTACGAAACTAAAACTAATACCAGACATCCGATGGAGCCGGACGCTTAACGCCTGGCATATTCCTTACACGAAAGAAGCGTTTGCTCAGTTGAAAAAACTATTTCCAGATGTTGTATATGAGCATACTCGTAACATACCCGAAAATAGCCCGATACTCATTCCTGTTTTAAAAAAAAGAATACAGACGCATGTTGCATTAGGAAATAGCAAGACTCAACCTGCAACTACGCCCTGCATTGAAATTGCTGTATCAGGCAAACAAATAGTAGTAAAAATGCCTAAAAACGAAACCGATTTACAATTTATCCGTTCGTTTAAGTATGCACACTGGAATAAGACGCAATTTTACTGGACTGTTCCGAACTTTGGGAATAATGCAGATAAATTGAAAAACTATTTTGCTGAGCGAAATGTAAAACTAACAGAACATAAGCCAATTGGCACTTTCGACAACGATAACCCCAAGTGTGGCAAAGATGAATTTATAGTTATAAATAACTCAAACTTGCTATTGAATCTCTATTTCAGTTTTAATAAAAACTTAAGTCAGCAACTAAAGCAAATACCTTATTGCAAGTGGAATGGAGATAAACGATGTTGGGAAATACCCTATTCCGAAAAGTTTTTGGATGAAGTAAAACGTCTTGCCGAACAAAATGCATTGCTCCTTATTTATCATGAAGAAAAAAAACTGAAGGTACTACCCCGTAAGTCGAAATTGGATATACAAAACTATCGTTACTGTCCGCAAACCTATATCGACAAACTCAGAGAGTTGCGTTACAGCAAGAACACGCTGGAAGTGTACAGGGGTATGTTTGAAGAATTTATCAATTATTACGATGAAGTTGATTTTGATGATATTACCGAACGAATGATTATTGACTTTTTACGCTATTTAGTAACCGAACGGCATGTGTCCACCTCGTATCAAAACCAGTCCATCAATGCTATTAAATTTTACTACGAACGGATACTGGGTGGTAGTCGGAAAGTGTATCTGATTGACCGTCCGCGTGAAGAGAAGTTCCTGCCAGAAGTGCTAAGTACCGAAGAAGTAACCGCCATACTCAACGCCACCGAAAACCTGAAACACAAAGCCATATTGATGACTATCTATTCGGCAGGTTTACGTATAGGAGAAGCAATTAATTTAAAAATAAAGGACATTGATTCTCAGCGTATGCAAATACGAGTTGAACAGGGGAAAGGCAAAAAAGACAGATATACTTTGCTTAGCAATAAAACATTGGGAATACTCCGTAAGTACTTTTTGCAGTATAAACCTAAAGTGTGGATATTTGAAGGGGCAAAAGGAGAACAATATGCAGCGCGAAGTATACAAGAGATATTACGAAAATCAGTAGAAAAAGCCGGTATCAAAAAACATATTACCGTACATACATTGCGACATAGTTTTGCGACGCATCTGCTCGAAGCGGGTACGGATTTACGATACATACAAAATCTACTTGGACACGCAAGTAGCAAAACGACAGAGATTTATACGCATATAACTACCAAAGGATTCGACCAGATAGTTAGTCCCCTGGATAAATTAACCATTTTGTAA
- a CDS encoding methyltransferase family protein has protein sequence MRINYLIKLFFSSFLYFLFYVILFVCAGRLNYWQGLVYVLIGLIMYVILKYTDLRIDSELLKERSKIGENTKDWDKIILGLILFVKISMCIVAGLDSGRYHWSPNFHWSIYLLGIFLTALGQLIFLIAQRQNKFFSSTVRIQADRQHIVCDTGLYKIVRHPAYMSSVIESLGFPLLFGSLWSVIPICVLIILLFVRTNLEDRTLKNELKGYLEYSGKTRYKIIPYVW, from the coding sequence ATGAGAATAAATTATCTTATTAAATTATTTTTTAGTTCTTTCTTATACTTCTTATTCTATGTAATCTTATTTGTATGTGCTGGTCGATTAAATTATTGGCAAGGATTGGTTTATGTTTTGATCGGGCTTATCATGTATGTGATATTAAAATACACTGATTTGAGGATAGATTCTGAACTATTAAAAGAGCGTTCAAAGATTGGAGAAAATACTAAGGATTGGGATAAGATAATATTGGGGTTAATTTTATTTGTTAAAATATCGATGTGTATAGTTGCTGGACTCGATTCTGGCCGTTATCATTGGTCGCCAAATTTTCATTGGAGCATATATCTTTTAGGAATATTTCTAACAGCTTTAGGACAATTAATATTTCTTATTGCTCAAAGACAGAATAAGTTTTTCTCGAGTACAGTAAGAATCCAAGCCGATAGACAACATATTGTTTGTGATACAGGATTATATAAGATAGTTCGACATCCAGCTTATATGAGTTCAGTAATTGAATCTCTTGGATTTCCATTACTTTTTGGTTCATTATGGAGTGTCATACCGATATGTGTTTTAATTATACTGTTGTTTGTTAGAACAAATTTAGAGGATAGAACATTAAAGAATGAATTGAAGGGTTATCTCGAATATTCGGGAAAAACTCGATATAAGATTATTCCTTATGTATGGTAA
- a CDS encoding IS1182 family transposase: protein MQHIQGEERNQLQMFCLEQMVEADSFVRVIDYFVDTIDLESFGFRNVKLKEEGRPPYHPAVLMKLYFYGYRYGIRSSRKMEREARLNLEVRWLLCEQTPSARTICMFRKEYAESFKAIFRKFVFLLKELGLMEGKTIAIDSFKVRAQNSLKHNYNQKKIDRQLEYIDGRIKEFEDALDEADSQEQKTVLKDKIAVQQSRMEKYQAIEAELKETGKDQISTTDQDAQSVVLQRGITVVGYNIQASVDAKNKLIAHFDTGGVNDTNALGTVAVATKEVLQVEQMDVLADKGYHTGEQIRQCEQNGITTYVSPKEPTSNDPDIFPITSFVYDTEKDCYTCPAGETLTTNGTWLTHSSKGYKSAYKFQRYNNPAKCRLCEMHSLCTKSKNNGRNIDRSEFAADVEQNNQRVKENPAYYKQRQQLAEHPWGTLKRQRGFDYVLTRGKKNVLGEVSLVFIGYNLSRLAKIDGGINALKKFILEIMALLYPKWACLKAI from the coding sequence ATGCAACACATACAAGGCGAAGAACGAAATCAGCTTCAAATGTTCTGTTTGGAGCAAATGGTAGAAGCCGACAGTTTCGTTCGGGTAATTGATTACTTTGTAGATACCATCGATTTGGAGAGTTTCGGATTTCGGAACGTAAAGCTGAAGGAAGAAGGTCGTCCGCCCTATCATCCTGCTGTGCTAATGAAGTTGTATTTCTATGGCTACAGGTATGGTATTCGCTCTTCTCGTAAGATGGAACGTGAAGCTAGGTTGAATCTGGAAGTTCGCTGGCTCTTGTGTGAGCAGACACCTTCGGCACGCACCATCTGTATGTTCCGAAAAGAATATGCCGAAAGCTTCAAAGCGATCTTTCGCAAGTTTGTTTTTCTGCTCAAAGAGTTGGGCTTGATGGAAGGAAAAACCATTGCCATTGATTCCTTTAAAGTGAGGGCACAAAACTCACTCAAGCACAATTACAATCAGAAAAAGATAGACCGTCAGCTGGAATATATCGACGGCAGAATAAAAGAATTTGAAGATGCACTGGACGAGGCCGATTCGCAGGAACAAAAAACAGTACTGAAAGATAAAATAGCCGTACAGCAAAGTCGCATGGAGAAATATCAGGCTATCGAAGCCGAACTCAAAGAAACAGGCAAAGACCAGATAAGCACAACAGACCAGGATGCACAATCGGTAGTGTTACAACGGGGAATAACCGTGGTGGGATATAATATACAGGCTTCGGTGGATGCCAAAAACAAGCTCATTGCCCATTTTGATACAGGAGGAGTAAACGATACCAATGCATTGGGCACAGTGGCTGTTGCCACCAAAGAAGTGTTGCAGGTGGAGCAAATGGATGTACTGGCAGACAAAGGTTATCATACAGGGGAACAGATCAGGCAGTGTGAACAAAACGGAATCACCACCTATGTGTCGCCCAAAGAGCCGACTTCGAATGATCCGGATATTTTTCCGATAACAAGTTTTGTGTACGACACTGAAAAAGATTGTTACACTTGTCCGGCAGGAGAAACACTTACAACCAATGGCACCTGGCTCACGCATAGCAGCAAAGGATATAAGTCGGCTTACAAGTTTCAACGATACAACAACCCGGCGAAATGTCGCCTGTGCGAAATGCATAGTTTGTGTACCAAAAGTAAAAATAACGGCAGAAATATAGACCGCAGTGAGTTTGCTGCGGATGTAGAACAGAACAACCAACGAGTAAAGGAGAATCCGGCCTACTACAAACAACGCCAGCAATTGGCCGAGCATCCGTGGGGCACACTCAAACGGCAACGGGGATTTGATTACGTACTGACCCGGGGAAAGAAAAATGTATTGGGTGAAGTAAGTTTGGTATTTATCGGCTACAACCTGAGCCGGTTGGCCAAGATTGACGGAGGGATAAATGCCCTGAAAAAATTCATTCTGGAAATAATGGCTTTGCTTTACCCGAAATGGGCTTGTTTAAAGGCCATTTAA
- a CDS encoding Fic family protein gives MKPPYEITSEILKLTSSISEKIGEVKSAKLIKPPTELRKRNRIKSIQSSLEIEGNTLTVEQITDLINNKRVLAPPKDIIEVKNAIELYSKLNEFNAYEIDSLCRAHGILMNTLIENAGQFRKTAVGIMKGNNITHVAPSGDIVFPLMKDLFDYLKNDNDILLIKSCVFHYEFEFIHPFIDGNGRMGRLWQTMILKDYSPVFEYLPIESLIKERQQEYYDVLGKSDNQGKSTGFIEFMLKIIDIALEDLLKTQNQTLTSIDRISIFKNFIGNESFTRQDYLRHNKEISTATASRDLKEAVNNEVIEKTGEKRLTKYRYKN, from the coding sequence ATGAAACCACCGTATGAAATAACAAGTGAGATTTTAAAATTGACTTCCTCTATTTCAGAAAAGATAGGCGAAGTAAAATCTGCAAAACTAATTAAACCACCTACTGAATTACGAAAACGAAACAGAATAAAATCAATTCAATCATCACTTGAAATTGAAGGAAATACTCTTACAGTTGAGCAGATTACCGATTTGATTAATAACAAAAGAGTGCTTGCTCCTCCAAAAGACATTATTGAAGTAAAGAATGCTATCGAACTTTATTCTAAGCTTAATGAATTTAATGCATATGAAATAGACTCTTTATGTCGTGCACATGGAATATTAATGAACACATTAATAGAAAATGCTGGACAATTCCGAAAAACAGCAGTTGGAATTATGAAAGGAAATAATATCACACATGTAGCACCTTCAGGAGATATCGTTTTTCCTTTAATGAAAGATTTGTTTGATTACCTAAAAAACGACAACGATATATTGCTAATAAAAAGTTGTGTATTTCATTATGAATTTGAATTTATTCACCCATTTATTGACGGAAATGGAAGAATGGGACGATTATGGCAAACTATGATATTAAAAGACTATTCTCCAGTTTTTGAATACTTACCGATAGAATCACTTATTAAAGAACGCCAACAAGAATATTATGATGTTCTTGGAAAATCAGATAATCAGGGGAAATCTACTGGTTTTATTGAATTCATGCTTAAAATTATCGATATTGCTTTAGAAGATTTATTGAAGACCCAAAACCAAACATTAACTAGTATCGACAGAATAAGTATTTTTAAAAACTTTATTGGAAATGAATCATTTACAAGACAAGACTATTTAAGACATAATAAAGAAATCTCAACTGCAACTGCCAGTAGAGATTTAAAGGAAGCCGTAAATAATGAAGTCATTGAAAAAACTGGAGAGAAACGTTTGACAAAGTATCGATATAAAAACTAA